The DNA window GATTAATGAACACAGTTGGCAGAGATTCGTTAGTCTTCCTCATCACAAAGCTCTGCCCTAGTTTTGTCAGAACTATTGattgaatacatatattagttttataatatttttgcttatgaatattaatttaaaggcACGTAATGTATGTATCTATCtatgattttatcaataaatcaataaaagctctaatgaatatattatgtaaaggagagaaaaggcaATCAAGAGCCAGcgcgaatttatattttattacaatgtttgATACAatgtttattacaattaaaacatatgttttattacaatcaaattatattgatatttcatggttttattaatcgaaaattatgGAAATCGACAGAAAGCTATAACCAGAGAATGGAGTTTATATCCATCAGTATTCTGTCCGCGTCTGTTGCAGTGGCTCTgttctaattaattactataatttctGCACATTGCTCGTGCACGGTTTGTAGTTCGCATGTGATAATTGCCGTTTGGCTAGGGGCTATATCCGTTTCTGGTTAATGCTGtcattagaataatattaattccatATTATCagatttaactttattaaatcagttgcagtaaattataatttcatattcatcTATCGAATCTAACGTCGGTTAAATTGGCGCTTCATCGATGTCAATGGCAAAATCTCaatctatatatctaatttgagAGCGTTTCTAATACgatatttcgtataatttgCAGCGTCCGATCGTGCCATTtctctttgtttaattttaatccatTTATTTCCGTTTTACCATCACGCTTGAAAGATATCCTTGAGTGATACGGTCTGCTGTTCATAGGAATCTTTTCTAGGTTGACGCATCTTGTTTGTtgtcaaaaaatgtaaatcatCGTTGCTTCgagattatcttaattatagtTACAGATTGCTTTACGCGTTACAGAATAGATCAACGAGATCGTAATATGGCGTATAATAGGCGATGGTTAATCAAGATAATTACAAGGCTTAAAGACTCTACGATTGAGATACGATACCGTGACACGTGTTGGACACGGATATAGCCAACGCGGATTCGATAAACATCACGATCCCTACTATAGCGATTTAACTGTCGATATATCATGTACTCACCTGAGAAGGTGCGTGTAAGTGGGGAATAACTATCTGATCGTTTGGATCATTCGCGGTATCTCCACAGTATCATTTTATTCACCGTGCGGGCTTAAATAAACGTACCTCGAGTTGTCGTATACACGCTGATGATcaggaaaaatttaaattccgaTTTCGCGAAATTGGAAACGCTAAGTTGAGACAGGTATACAAGTAAGCCTTAGAATAAATCTAGGTATTATATGAGATAAATGTTGTGAAAGCAATGGTGCGTTGgttgtcattttaattaaataactttttaaatcaaataatcacgaatatttgtataatttttattgcaaaagaaaaacatatgtgtattgtcataaaaaaaataactaatactGAAAGTCTCATCATTAGCGTCAAAGCTTCGTGCAAGCATTTGAGTTTCCTGTAGATTATACTCGATGGCGACCTTCAATCtatgtttattaatgataGGGAACCTAGCAGGAAAATCGTACGCAAACTTTCTTGATTACGTGATATAAATTCGAATCGATTATTAAAGGTCAGACACGAGTTTTTGTTATCCTTAAATCTCGGACAATTGTTTTGTAAAGTACACATAGATTTtaagtgataaaataataaatttataacaaaattactttaaattgtGTTAATAATGTTACgttgtttaatttttgtatttattataatataaaaatatttattaatgtaagaatctattaattctttaggtatatttttttacatgaattattagtattgtataaaaagagacagattaTGCACATACATGCTacgctataaatttattttgttattcataCTAGAAAGAGAAatccattatttaatatatttacacgtatataaaaaaagttttctgaTTTAACTTAATTTGTTTACGATATAAATTGAGAGATCAGCGTGCTTGAAAAgtatgaagtaaaaaaaaaatatgttgaatataaattgtatatttattttaatatacgtataaattttgacagaaaGCGTATAATGCACGTTAAATTACGATAGCTATCTAACTATCTAATATTTCTGCTTTATGTCATGCgtagaatatttcattattatcatgCTGCTACCCGTAAGTCTCATCCAATAGAGTTACATAGTTGTACGCAACGGTGACAGTAGAGTGAAAATGACAAGTGATGTGCCCGAGACTAATTGAATTGCACGTTATAGGTATAAACGTATATGCAAGGTTGTCCTGATTTTCGTTGAAGTACTCTTTGATACGGcgaatttattgcataattaatgtacataatattattgatgataTTGTCTGATCGTCATTTATAATCCCACAATATTTGCAACaatcaaaatcaatattatgattatcagCTTTACTTCAAATGACATGGCGAGTGGATTGTTTTAGTTTTACATGTAATTagcatatattaaatgtaacttGTGACGTTACAAACGAgcgtttaataataagtaaaaattccTATGATTTTCCATCTTATCACAAGTTACGTAAtaacatgaatttttattaaacacgtGTCAATTTGTTTGTTTATGCAACAAcacgttttttgtttttgtaacGATTATCGAGTGTAAAGTGAAGGTCTAAAACTGTAAGAGatccattaaatatatattgatttttagcatcaacaattctaaaattatttactttttgacACAATtgatgaaacaaaataaataaaaaaatcaattttaaactataaagTAAAGCAAAAATTGTGCCTTGTTTCTTTCATAGCCAATTCGATTGTATGCACTAATACGGTTGCGCACTAATTCTAAGTGCGTCCTCATTCActtttttgtatcattttcaatatcaattgAATACAGAGAATCAAATAAATGCGCACTAAATACATCTAatcaagtttattattaaaatactgttGAGCAAGAATAtcctcttaaaattaaattcttataattaagtttatataatgtatgttgaaaaattttattcgacaaatatttaacaaatattcgTACAAACAGCAGTGTCTATTCCTATGTTGCGGATTTTCATCAAAGTCTATTTGCGCAGTGTTACTCGACGTTTTGTCGATAAACTTGCGTTACGTTAACGTGTGCATCTATTTGTGTGTGACAGGATTTTAGTTCGATCGGCGCGTTATATATTCCGAAACGAGATGCGTGATCGGAATGGAAATTGTATCAGGTGCGATTAAGGTGCATGAAAGGAGCAACGATATCCAATCCGAAGAACAGATTGCCTATCGATGCTCTGACGATCATGTATCTCGCCAAACGGAAAATGGTTATGCAATTCCGTTCGGATTGGAggaattttgttattacatataaaatctgtATTTCACCTATATGTCAAaaccaaaattataatattagtggTAATAAAGCGCAAGTGAAACATTTATACGCGTAGAATGATCACAAATTACGACATAATGCTACACATGCCATTTTCACATTCGCTTATTACCTTGAAATCGTTATTGGCTTTACGCAAATCGCGTCGCTGATCAATATAGGAATGAACGTGAATATTCAGTTTCAGTTTTAATTCCACAGTCCATGATCATTCACCGATATCTTTCAATAGGATTGCAATTGAGATAACAAGGTCTATTAAATCGATTTGAAATGTATATtgcagataataatatatattgagatacTGAAATCTTAATCGCAAATTACAGAAAAAGAAGCATATATATTCCTAATAGTTTTTTCTATGATTAGACAAATAGTAGACATCAAGAGTGCGGTTGCTATAaacatctttctttatttttatgtttttaaaagatatttaataatttacaatatacttTATTGATTAGCAAAATCACAgggtatacatatttttgaaaaggtGTTATCGACGCTGTAAATACAATAACTGGACATCGATTAAATTATGACGAAAACCGAGGTGATTCCATCAAGACGATTCGTACAAGTGTCGATCCCAAATTTTGAGCCGTCAGAACAATGGCGAATTATAAGGAATATTCTAGCGATTGGTTGTGCTTTTATGGTGAATTTTACTTCCTTTATGGGAGCCTCGAATTTACAGAGCTCTATCAATGCGGATGAATCGCTGGGTACATTTACTTTATCGGCGATTTACGGCAGTCTACTCTTCAGCAACATTTTTCTACCCGCTCTTATCATAAGGTAAGGCTTAGacaatctaatttatatattttttttttcatcatataatGAATTGAAAGTCCAAATAACTTGCAATAGCAGTTTGACAATATTTTCGACGACTAccgcgataaatatttcatggcTCGGGCTGGAGGGGAATTGTCGTCAAATCCGATTACTCTTGCTTCTTATCATGATGGAATAAATCGAGAATTCTGTTTTGGGAAGTATATCGGAATAGCCTTGGATCATCATAGACGATGAGACcgctcaatatatatatatatatatatatatatatatatatatatatatatatatatatatataagtagaaCGTATAGGGGATTAGTTCTGTACAGAGTTCCACGTTACTAAACTTTATTACGCGCGTTGTCGTTTTTACCTTGACCCAGAATTATGTTTCATAAAACACCCGTAGGTTCTATCATTGCAAAAGTGAGATAAACATATAagcaaaaattacatatatcgtTTTAATAAACGTAGCATTTTCTCtagtctaatatttttaattgcctcAAGTACAGTCTTAAGGTACTATATGACATTTCACCGGCTGGATGGGATCGTAAAATTGATCATACTTAAGACGATCTTGAATATGAAAACGGGCTGTGAATACAAATCTTAGGGttaatttgaagaaattttatttaaagaacattctaattaattaatatgaataaataaaaaaaaaaaatatatatatatatatatataattttttgttccaGTTGGTTAGGATGCAAGTGGACAATGTGTGTTTCCATATTGGCTTATATGCCTTTCATAGCTTCTCAGTTTTACccaaaattttatacgatgATTCCCGCCGGATTATCGGTCGGATTAGGCGGAGGACCGCTTTGGTGCGCGAAGTGTACTTATCTAACTGTGGCAGCAGAAGCTTACTCAACCGTCTCAGATATATCCGCGAATGTTCTTGTCACAAGATTCTTTGGCCTCTTCTTCATGTTCTATCAAATGGCGCAGGTGTGgggaaattttatatcttcagCAGGTGGGttaatattgttacaaatatatatgtgtagctTACCGACAGCATACGCGATGATCAACTTTATATCTCAGGGATTAGATATGCcgggaaaaatatttgcatataaattatgcttCGACTCAGAGGATATTTTGTTtacaaatgttaattttaatgacgtaTCGCCGAGTGGTGTTGTAAGAATGAATTGATAGTCGCTGCAATGCTTCATggtatatgtaaaatagaatCGTCGTTATAGACACGAACAAactgtacaaaatatttattgccgccaataatgtaaattaatattcagagACTCACtagtatattgtaatttaatctatcggttatttttttaattttcatatctaaTGCGGTTATAAATCTACTCGATTTCTCTAGTCActttatacgaaaaaaaaaaaaattataatacaataattttcaacataccatatttttataatttttttaagcaatgtgagaaatttaatgagcaatctttttctgaataaagcagttataaattatataattatttaatcatcgcCCAATTTAAGATGCAATAACAAACAATCGCGAATCAGAAtgtaacacaaaataaattgcttacaatatttatgattcttGCGAAAGCGCATATGAATGCACAGCTGTTGAGCCATAAAAATGCGAGCGCcgatgaaaacaaaattaacttACTGTTGATGTGATcagaaagaatataaactaACGAAtagaaactatatatatgtatatacgtcgCAGCAAGAAATTGTTCTGGTATTCTAATGATTATGTATTCTGTTCTATTGAATCTATTCaagtatacttttttatagagaatacagatttctctctctctctctctctctctctctatatatatatatatatatatatatatatatatatatatatactaaagaTTGCTGACATAactattaatcaatttacatatatatattctgcccAATTGTAAATGGCTGCCCTGATTTTATCTGACACATCGACTGTTAACAGTCTAATAtctagtatatttataaaagtctgtggaataattttattactattagtGATCAATTGCTTTCTtcattttcgcatttttttttttttttttatcaatacagTTCTTTCCTATGGAATCGAGACGGTTACCAGTAATGTAACTCTGAACAGTAGTGTTATGGTAGAAAAATGCGGCGCAAATTTCTGTGGAGTGTCTAGTGTGAAAGACGAAAACCCGAATCTGCAATCATCTCctatagaaagaatatatctaatttccGGGATTTATTTAGGCTGCATGATATTAGCTTGTCTAATAATTGCGTTCGGCGTTGATTCCTTATCCAGGTACAATTCTTTATATCTCGTTCATCTATCAAACatccgaaaatattttttttacataacaaaaattacagaggagatattatatgtatattgcataAGAGTTTCTTGATGTTACAATTCCTATTTTATAGATACGATCGAAGCAGAACCCGCTCGGTGAAAGGAACGTCTGGATTTAAACTACTGGCCGTGACATTAAAGTTGTTGAAAGAGAAGAATCAACTTTTAATATTGCCAATAACATTGTTCATTGGAGCTGAACAGGCATTTTTATTTGCCGATTACAACGCAGTTAGTAAATTACATACGAGAAGAGAgaagcatttaaaataaaatttctgctTATGCTagaaataagagaatttttttttttttttctaaaaaaacaataactttattatatttatttatttatatttatatttattgcagtCATTCGTTTCTTGCGCTTGGGGGATTAGCAATATCGGTTACGTAATGATATGCTTTGGTGTCACAAATGCTATAGCTGCGCTCACTACAGGATCTATCGTGAAGTTGACGGGAAGAAAGCCCGTAATGTTTTTCGCTTTTTGTTTGCATTTAAGTCTTTTCATCTTTATGTTGCGATGGAAACCGACGCCAGAACAAggcattattttctttctggtGTCAGGTTTATGGGGTGTGTGCGATTCGATCTGGCTGGTACAAATTAATGGTGAGCAAGATAAGaagcaacaaaatatttcttgttattattaaatagttttatacatttaatatcgatgtaccatatattgtcaaaataatttcaaaattattgcatgatgataattaaattgaatttcctAATTTAGTTGCTGCGTGTAAGATTGTACCGACAGATAAGAACATTTCGTATTCCACTGACGATACCGTACCAACAAATAGTACACAAtcgatttttacatatttttacagatttttctaaagaaatattctatttgttaaaatatttgcaataataaaatctagctggatagttattaatttagattaagAGATtgattatatgcaaattattttagcaTTGAGTGGTATATTATTTCCTGGTCAAGAGGAGGCGGCTTTCTCCAACTTCCGCCTGTGGGAGTCCACTGGTTCAGTGATAACGTACGTGTATAACCCGTATCTGTGTACCTTTACGAAATTATATCTCTTAATCGGAATATTGTGTGCTGGAATGATCGGTTATGGCATTATCGAGTGGTCAGGTAAAACGGACAGAGCTGTTCCTGACGACAAGCCTGATTTTGAATTAGTTAATAGAGTTGACtaacaaatttgaataataaaattttctaacgaAGATATTAagcaacaaaatataaaagtaattttagcGTAAGTCTagctatttttcttcttagtTAATGGCATTGTAAGAAATTTCTtgacatctttattttttgatattatttattattaaaggtactaaaatatggaaaaattataaaaatatatatttaaaaattattgaaaaaaatgacttATTACCTGTTGAttctttgttattaataagatatatatatatatatatatatatatatatatatatatatatatatatatatataggaagtAAAATCTACCATGTACCTGAagttatattagaataaaaataaaaagaggaatgtattttgtgaattaaaacacaaaattGTTAAGAGGagaaaatttgacaagaaattCTCACTACAGTTATAGCttagaaatgatttttttcatttctcacAGTTATAACTCATagatatgttatatgttacaaaaatCATGTGCGCGAAACTTTTATCTAAAGTTATTTATCTGAAAATcaaacgaaattttttaatcgcgaaAAGCAATAGgtgcgattttttattatttgtaccacaatatatgtttttattttatttttgtggaCACCTACTAAATTTTACACAGGTATTCGCTTAACGGCTAAGATTCTTGTCCTTCATTTAAATACGTAATTTAATGTTACATCGTGTGCCTAAGTGCTAACATTGAAGCTAGAGCTACGGCTGCTTAGTTTAATTGTATACTTATGTGCTTAATTGCCGACTGTGTGCTTATTTCGTTGCCAAAATCAATTGATTCCCGCCTTCGGTGAAGTCGGCTTACCAAGTTGTGTGATTTTCTTTCCATAATAAGGTCGATCGATGTTCTCCGACAACGGCAATGTCGAATCAATTGATCGGCGAGTCGTATTTTAGCATCGTTAAATTGCTGATTGTATCGTGATTATTAGCTTAACTTTGCGTTTATCGTATATTTACAATTCAAGTGTTCTCTGCAGtttcaattatatactttataaaacgTAGTAGGAACTTTGGTTTCGCTGGGCAATGTTTCAGGAGCAGTTTCCTCTTATCGATTTGTGTTTTGTTTTTACTTTATGACTCGACGTGACTTCTTTTTTTAGGGATgtttatttcttctctttattattCGGTTATGTGACGTAGGGCTATCCTTTCTTATCTTTTGTCTACAAAAATCACCAGATAAAGCGAGCAAGAATTCAGCTGGAAACTGCTATAAAACATTTGCCCGTGGATCTATCTTCCTTAGAAATATGACATTCACGAATACAAttcacatgttttttttttttgtaatactcatgtttatattttcgtaaGGATCTATtcgaatatttcaatttcacgAAGAAAATACACATGATTCTTAAACTGTGttcgcgtttttatttttatcactacCGCGCGTCTTTTGACGCTCTgctcttttatttctctctctctctctctctctctctctctctctcttttttcccctttcattctttctttctctctttctcgtataacaaaatttaataaccgGAATATTtctgtacaaatattttcgcttttttatcaaaaaggaTAACATATACATCCCATccctgtaataaaaattttgaattttgaattttacctTATCGTATATCTTTCCGACCCCCACTCGtgcctttctctctcatcctcTCTTTTTACtcgtataatacaatattttaggAACAGATCACTTTGCTCATCTCAGACTCTTAAAAGTAAAAccttaaaatatgttttatttttagaaatttattatttttttaaccatgtaaattttctttgctCGAATTCAGCTATTTTGTAgctatgatataataaaagttaattgtaatattacaatGTATGTATCGTAATATGTACAGGCTACCCCTTGCGCCCCTAGCTACGCATCATGTTAAAGATTTCACGATA is part of the Cataglyphis hispanica isolate Lineage 1 chromosome 1, ULB_Chis1_1.0, whole genome shotgun sequence genome and encodes:
- the LOC126850509 gene encoding UNC93-like protein isoform X2, with the translated sequence MTKTEVIPSRRFVQVSIPNFEPSEQWRIIRNILAIGCAFMVNFTSFMGASNLQSSINADESLGTFTLSAIYGSLLFSNIFLPALIISWLGCKWTMCVSILAYMPFIASQFYPKFYTMIPAGLSVGLGGGPLWCAKCTYLTVAAEAYSTVSDISANVLVTRFFGLFFMFYQMAQVWGNFISSAVLSYGIETVTSNVTLNSSVMVEKCGANFCGVSSVKDENPNLQSSPIERIYLISGIYLGCMILACLIIAFGVDSLSRYDRSRTRSVKGTSGFKLLAVTLKLLKEKNQLLILPITLFIGAEQAFLFADYNASFVSCAWGISNIGYVMICFGVTNAIAALTTGSIVKLTGRKPVMFFAFCLHLSLFIFMLRWKPTPEQGIIFFLVSGLWGVCDSIWLVQINVAACKIVPTDKNISYSTDDTVPTNSTQSIFTYFYRFF
- the LOC126850509 gene encoding UNC93-like protein isoform X1; its protein translation is MTKTEVIPSRRFVQVSIPNFEPSEQWRIIRNILAIGCAFMVNFTSFMGASNLQSSINADESLGTFTLSAIYGSLLFSNIFLPALIISWLGCKWTMCVSILAYMPFIASQFYPKFYTMIPAGLSVGLGGGPLWCAKCTYLTVAAEAYSTVSDISANVLVTRFFGLFFMFYQMAQVWGNFISSAVLSYGIETVTSNVTLNSSVMVEKCGANFCGVSSVKDENPNLQSSPIERIYLISGIYLGCMILACLIIAFGVDSLSRYDRSRTRSVKGTSGFKLLAVTLKLLKEKNQLLILPITLFIGAEQAFLFADYNASFVSCAWGISNIGYVMICFGVTNAIAALTTGSIVKLTGRKPVMFFAFCLHLSLFIFMLRWKPTPEQGIIFFLVSGLWGVCDSIWLVQINALSGILFPGQEEAAFSNFRLWESTGSVITYVYNPYLCTFTKLYLLIGILCAGMIGYGIIEWSGKTDRAVPDDKPDFELVNRVD